A single Vigna radiata var. radiata cultivar VC1973A chromosome 8, Vradiata_ver6, whole genome shotgun sequence DNA region contains:
- the LOC106770764 gene encoding piriformospora indica-insensitive protein 2, which translates to MKSIKTVGHAIFLIFILCLSATCCGQEDLDIAPMEKAEQEALYSTIQGFVGNSWNGSDLYPDPCGWTPIQGVSCDLFNGFWYVTVLNIGPVHDNSLSCAQDLEFRPELFSLKHLKSLSFFNCFQSKNSFPATIPARNWEKLASSLETLEFRSNPGLIGNIPSGFGVLKNLRSLILLENSVTGEIPSSIGNLVKLKKLVLAGNYLNGRIPDVFDGMNELLIFDLSSNSLSGSLPSTLGSLTSALKLDVSHNDLEGTVLKEFANLKNLTLMDLRNNKLSGGLTLSLQEMQSLEELVMSNNPLGGDMRALEWENLKNLAILELSNMGLTGEIPESISELKRLRFLGLSNNKLTGNLSPKLETLPCLNALYLSGNNITGEINFSKEFLEKMGRRFGAWRNPNLCYQVGVISTNHVPYGVKPCQREVNLLESNSKTELMNGDGNETFHFIASKGFSSCATNGLWWTLMEEILMMGLVLIILI; encoded by the exons ATGAAGAGTATCAAGACTGTTGGCCATGccatatttctcattttcatcCTCTGCCTGAGTGCAACATGCTGTGGACAAGAAGACCTTGATATTGCTCCAATGGAGAAAGCAGAGCAAGAAGCTCTGTACTCCACCATTCAAGGCTTTGTTGGTAATTCCTGGAATGGCTCAGATCTCTATCCGGATCCTTGCGGTTGGACTCCAATTCAG GGTGTCTCTTGTGATCTGTTTAATGGGTTTTGGTATGTCACTGTCTTGAACATTGGACCCGTCCATGACAATTCTCTGAGTTGTGCTCAAGATTTGGAGTTTAGGCCAGAGTTATTCTCGCTCAAGCACCTAAAATCTCTATCCTTCTTCAATTGCTTTCAATCAAAAAATAGCTTTCCAGCTACCATTCCCGCTAGAAACTGGGAAAAACTTGCCAGCAGCTTAGAGACACTGGAGTTTAGATCAAATCCAGGTCTCATTGGAAACATTCCCTCGGGTTTTGGTGTCCTCAAGAACCTCCGATCACTAATATTACTAGAAAACAGTGTAACAGGTGAAATACCATCAAGCATTGGCAATCTCGTGAAGTTGAAGAAGCTTGTTCTTGCTGGAAACTACCTTAATGGGAGGATCCCAGATGTATTTGATGGGATGAATGAGTTATTAATCTTTGATTTGAGTAGTAATTCGTTATCGGGGTCTTTGCCTTCAACACTCGGAAGCTTAACTTCAGCATTGAAGCTTGATGTGAGCCACAATGACCTTGAAGGGACTGTTCTAAAGGAGTTTGCTAATCTTAAGAATCTGACCCTTATGGACCTTAGGAATAACAAATTGAGTGGTGGATTGACCTTGTCTTTGCAAGAGATGCAGTCATTAGAGGAATTGGTTATGTCCAACAATCCATTAGGTGGAGACATGAGGGCATTAGAGTGGGAAAACCTGAAGAACTTGGCAATTTTGGAACTCTCTAACATGGGGTTGACAGGGGAAATTCCTGAGTCTATCTCAGAATTGAAGAGGCTCAGATTTTTGGGACTTAGTAACAACAAGCTCACTGGCAATCTGTCACCAAAGCTAGAAACTCTTCCTTGTCTCAATGCACTTTACCTAAGTGGAAACAATATCACAGGAGAGATTAACTTCTCGAAAGAGTTTTTGGAAAAAATGGGAAGGCGTTTTGGGGCGTGGAGAAACCCGAACCTTTGCTACCAAGTTGGAGTAATTTCAACAAATCATGTTCCATATGGGGTAAAGCCATGCCAGAGAGAGGTCAATTTGTTAGAATCTAATTCAAAAACTGAACTGATGAATGGGGATGGGAACGAGACTTTCCATTTCATAGCCTCTAAGGGATTTTCTAGCTGTGCTACTAATGGACTCTGGTGGACATTAATGGAAGAAATATTGATGATGGGTTTAGTTCTAATAATTCTTATATAG